TTTGGGTAACTGCTGAGTGCCGTTTTCGATTTGGACCAGGGACCGACTCCATCGATCGACGACAAGACTGGAAATTTTGGACGGGTGTACGCCATGCGTGACACTGCAAACGCAACATCATCTGCTGTCAGCGGCGTTCCGTCTTCGAATGTGACTCCATTCTTTACTACCCATTCGATCGTTCGTGTCGCGGAATCGTAGCGAAATGATTCAAGCACGCGGCTGGTTAGTTGGTTCGTTTCTGAAGTTTCAAGCGGAGTCGCGTAGATCATTCGAGCAACGGGTAGATTGCTAGTGACATCCGCATCCAGCGGATCGAGCGAGCTGAAAATTCCTGTCTCGGTGATGACGTAGCGGTAGGTCGAGTCCTTTTCGGACGCGCGTGTTTCAATCACGGGTCCTCCGACTCCCAGAACGATCTGCAATATGAAAAATATGAATTTCATCCACTCGTGTTCTTTCAATGTTCTATTTAAAATCTTGGGTGCCGACAACGGCCTCAAACATTTCGACTTCGCGCACGTTTACTTCCGGGCCGACTACGTCACGTAAGCTCTCGATGAGGTCTGGAATGGAGGTTGATGACGCCGCCTCTTCCTTGATTTTTGCATCAAGAAGCGTGTGATTGATTCGGTACCAATTAGGTTTCGTCAGCGGAACGATGACGCCATCCTTAAGAAGTAGTCGAAGTGATTCGACGAGAGGCCGTGATGGCAGAGCGCGGCCGTCCTGTGCATTCGCTTGAGAGATCCCGACGACGCCGATCGCGCCGAGAAAAACGGCCATTGTTCGCTTAAACTGATTGTTCATGTTTTTCGATTCCTTTGATTCCAAGTTTCTTCATGCGTCCATATATTGTCGCGAGGGGAGCCTTCATTCGTTGTCGAACGGCATCGCGCAGTGAACTGCTCTTTGACAGATTTGTATTGATGTAATCGCGTTCACGCTGTTCAAGCCACGAAACGAATTCCGGATAAGTGCAGTCGAATTCACCCGTACGTTTCGGTTCGTGTCCGGCGAAGAACTTGCTGCTGAGATGGGCCGGTTCAATACGACTCGCCGGAACAATCGTCATCAATCGCTCCATCTCATTTTCAAGCTCGCGAATGTTTCCACGCCATGGGTAACTTTCGAGATACCTAAGCGTTTTCACGAGAATCGTTTTTGATTCAGCTTGAAATGCTTTTTGAAAATGAACGACGAGCGGACGAATGTCTTCGGGACGTTCCCGTAAAGGCGGAATCGAGATTTTCACGACGTTCAATCGATAGAATAGGTCTTCACGAAATTTATTTTCTAGAACCGCTTTTTCAAGGTCGATATGAGAGGCGGCGACCACGCGCACATCGACTTTTTCTGCTTTCAGTGCGCCAACAGCCTGAATTTCACCTTCTTGAAGGAAGCGGAGAAGCTTAACCTGAAGTTCGGGTTTCATGTCGCCGATCTCGTCGAGGAAAACAGTTCCACCGTCAGCCAGTTTGAGTTTGCCGATCTTGGTTTTCTCGGCACCTGTGAATGCACCTCGTTCGTGTCCGAACAGATCGCTCTCGATCAGGTTTTCGGCGATAGCACCGACATTGATCGCTACGAATGGTTTCTGCCGGCGACTGGAGTTTTTGTGAATAGCTCTCGCAACGAGTTCCTTGCCAGTTCCCGATTCACCCTGAATCAGAACATTGCAACTCGTCGCCGCGACTTGAAGAACCAGAGTCGCAACATCGGCCATCGCTTGCGACACACCGATCATGTTGATCGATCGAATCAGTTTCGTTCGATCATCGGCCGCTTCGCTCGGTTCGAGAGTCTGGGCAGTGTCTTCAAATTTTTTGCAGAGTTGTTTTACGCGTGACCGGAATTCGGATGGGTCCGTGTCTTTCTCAATGAAGTCTGTGATACCAACGGCATAACTCAGCTTCAGCGTTTCGCGCGACTTGTCTCCCGAGTTCATCACGATCTGAAGATGCGGATTGATTGAAAGCATAAGCTTCGCGACCGAAGCGCCATCTTTGCCGGGCATCGTGAAATCCAAGAGGACGACGGCGTATCCATTCGGCTCGGCGCGAATGAGACGAATCGCTTCGTCGGTGCTGTCGGTGGTTTGAACGATAAGATCCGTTTCGGGTTCGAGAAGAAGCTTTGTCGTCTCGAGCGCCATTCGCTCATCGTCCACCACCAGGATTTTAAAAGGCATCGGCCCTCCTGGAGTTCGGGAATCAATCTTCAAAGGTCCCTTCAGCAACGAATGGACCGGGTGATGGACGCGCTCATGATGTTGACCTAAATGCCCGTGATTACTGGTAACTCGCTACAGTGCTGCTTTTCCGGGCGCAATCGAAATGCGCTGAAGTGTTCGGATTTCCGAACATCGGACATTTCAAGATGTTGGGACGTCGACGATAAGTACCTAATTCTTCAGGCGAAGCGAGAATGTTGGCTTGAATAAAGAGGTGTTCGGATTTGCGAATTCGTTTCATTGGTTTAGACTAAAATGGTGGATCCTAGTGTTGTCTCAGCGAAATTTGGAGTTACCTTTTGTTCGGAATTCCGAACGCCCTAGACACCGGAGTTCGAAGTCATGTCTCCAGACCAATATCTGAACTTGGTGCTCATGAGCCATCCGCCCAACGCCAACACTTTGGCCGCGCGGTTCTTGCTGGATCCGATCATCACGAGTTGGGCGGGTACACACTTAAATTCGATTGTTCAGTCAGGTTCGACGGCCAAGGGCACGTCCGTTAAGGGCGGGTCGGATCTCGATGTGTTCGTGTCTATTAAGGCAAGTTGCCCGGCAAACTTGGGTGTCATCTACTCGACATTAGGCAAAGCACTTACGACGGCTGGATTTTCGACGAGAAAACAAAGAGTCTCTATTGGAGTAACGATCAACGGAATGAGCGTTGATATTACTCCCGGACAGCAGCAGCCGGGC
The window above is part of the Deltaproteobacteria bacterium genome. Proteins encoded here:
- a CDS encoding sigma-54-dependent Fis family transcriptional regulator; amino-acid sequence: MPFKILVVDDERMALETTKLLLEPETDLIVQTTDSTDEAIRLIRAEPNGYAVVLLDFTMPGKDGASVAKLMLSINPHLQIVMNSGDKSRETLKLSYAVGITDFIEKDTDPSEFRSRVKQLCKKFEDTAQTLEPSEAADDRTKLIRSINMIGVSQAMADVATLVLQVAATSCNVLIQGESGTGKELVARAIHKNSSRRQKPFVAINVGAIAENLIESDLFGHERGAFTGAEKTKIGKLKLADGGTVFLDEIGDMKPELQVKLLRFLQEGEIQAVGALKAEKVDVRVVAASHIDLEKAVLENKFREDLFYRLNVVKISIPPLRERPEDIRPLVVHFQKAFQAESKTILVKTLRYLESYPWRGNIRELENEMERLMTIVPASRIEPAHLSSKFFAGHEPKRTGEFDCTYPEFVSWLEQRERDYINTNLSKSSSLRDAVRQRMKAPLATIYGRMKKLGIKGIEKHEQSV